The segment TAATTTTCTTGCCTGTTCTAGATGGCAATTTTAGAAGCAGTTTGCAAGGCAACTCATCAGATGAGCTAGAGTTTTGTGTTGAAAGCGGCTAgtatcattatttttattatttttacttttttctcCATGTATGATCACTAGTTGATTTTTTATTGATTCTCTAGCTACAGTTCTATCATGATAACCTTACGGATCCatgatttcttttttctttctttaatagGTGATCCTGCAGTTGTTACATTAGAATCCCTGAAAGCAGCTTTTGTGAATTATGGAGACCATCCATTTGATTTGGTGAAGGATTCTATGATGTAGGTCACCTCTCTGAGGAAACCGTTAAGTGTTTACCAACTGCTGGAGTTCATATAAATGTAGCAGATAGGCTTAATGTGATcatgatttgatttgaactatTCATATAAATGTACCAGGATTCTGGAGAAGCAGTTTGGAACCTATTTGGCCTACCATTGTCTAGAGATAAACTAACACTAGCCAAGGTGCTTTCTTTTAATTTTCAGCTAAGGCTAACAGAGTGAAAAAAAAACTGAAATATGTTGTGGTTTTTGAAGTGCAGATGCCAGGAATTCTAGATTGGTTCGGTTGGTGCACATGGGATGCATTCTACTCTGACGTTAATCCCCAAGGAATTAAAGATGGGCTAATGAGTTTATCCCAGGGAGGGACACCTGCAAGGTTTCTACTAATAGATGATGGGTGGCAAGACACCATTAATGAGTTTCTGGAACAAGGGGAACCATTTGTTGACGGGTTACAGTAAGCTCACTCTGCCTCTGCCTCTGCCTCCTTTTCTTCCATCTAATCATTTTAAGCAACATAAATATAGTACGTATTTTTATATGCTCATGCTCAATATCCCACTTTCCCTCCAAATTTCAGGTTTGGTAGCAGATTGGCTAGCATTAAGGAAAATAAGAAATTACGGAGAATAGCGAACGAAGCTAACAGCAAGACGCCCAGTGATCTTAAAGAATTTATTTCAGATATTAGGAGGACTTTTGACCTAAAGTAAGCTTTTTCGAGACCTTTCACTAGTATAGTATAGTATATGACAACTGAAGGAGATTTTCATCTTCCTATGTGTTTTTGAGATTTTCATCTTCCTATGTGTTTTTTTCTGATTTGTCAGGTATGTTTATGTTTCGCATGCACTGCTGGGGTATTGGGGTGGCTTGGTTCCAAATATAGTGGCAACTAAAAATTATGATCCGAAATTGCGATACCCTATACTCTCACCAGTATATTTAGCAAATATGAGGGATATATCAATGGATTCAATGGGGAAGCATGGTATTGGTTTGGTTGATCCTGATAAAATATCTCAGTTTTATGATGATCTACACGGGTACCTATCCTAATTCACAATAGTTATACGATCATGGGTTGAAGTATAACTAGTGCTCCCAGTTGATGGTGGTTATGCGGTCACATGTTCACGTATAACTTGGGCCCTCAGTTCACAGTGGTTATGCGGTCATAGGTTCAAGTTTCATGCCACTAGAAAATAATGCTTTATAAACTTCATAAGTTTGAAATCATAATTATAGGAAAAAAAAAATGGGGTTCACCGATATAATTAACTTATTTTTTTCTCCATCAAAGTAGTATCCTTAATTTATTGTCACATGTGGCAGAGTTAGGGGCAATAAGACTTTCAGGGGGAAGAGTGACTGCGACAGTAAAGAAAAGCTGAAATGCGACTTGGGGCGGCAACGGTTGCTATGATTAAAGAACTTATTAATAACTACAATCATTGTCGCCCAATTCAAGTTTCGCTTTTTCTCTCTTCATAATCACTCCCCACCTAGAAGTCTTATTGCCCCACCTCCGACACAAGTTTGAGCAATGAGATTAATGATACTTCTTTAATAGAGAAAAAGAACAAGTTGATAATATTGGTGAGCCGTTCTCCCTCATGATTATGATTTCAAACTTACAAGGTTTATAAAGCATCCTCTTTAATGGCATGAAACTTGATCCCTAATTGCATAACCACCGTCAACTAGGAATCTTAGTTATACTTCAACACGTGACTATATACCCACTATAAATTGGGAGCCCAAGTTGCAATTCGACATCTTCTAAGGTGATGGTGCACTCCTCACGTAGCGGAAGAAATGGGTGGGTCTCCGAACACTATTGCATTACCTTGAACTCAAATATACcttaaaattacaacaatttctccttaaaacacaaacataaataatttttCTATCCAAGTTTCCAACACCCAAcacaaaaaaaattgaaaggaaaaaccCATCCTCCTGAAAATGTTTTCAGCTGAGGTGGCAGCAGTGAGGCTGAAAACGCTTCCaactatttatttaaatttaggaaaaattacttaatttcttaattaaaatttaaatccaCCTTTTCTGCTAATTTTTTAGCAAGACAATAATGTTGGACTTGGATTGCTGAGTTTGAGGCGGTTCTTCACCCTATTGGACTTGGCTTCTTTAAAATTAAATTCAGATTCAGATCATCCAACCGAAGATAATAACAAATAACAACTCAtttattccttgtgttttgtttGGTGACTTGGTCGTTGTCGTCGTCTTTTCTTCTTCAATAGAGTCAGAATGTCTTACGCTTACCTCTTCAAGTACATAATCATCGGTGATACTGGTATGATTTACTCATCTCTTCtttctcctttattattattatcgatgAATTCACCATCTAATCTTGTTCTGACCATCTCTCATCTGATTTGATCTCTCCAAGGAGTGGGGAAATCATGCCTCCTCCTTCAGTTCACCGACAAACGGTTTCAGCCGGTACATGATCTTACCATCGGGGTCGAATTCGGGGCCAGGATGATCACCATCGATAACAAACCCATTAAGCTGCAAATCTGGGACACCGTATTTTCTCCCTCTCTCCCTTTTgttcttcatttttatttttacccatgatttttatttcttacccaattttctttttaaaaacatGGGCAGGCAGGTCAAGAATCCTTTAGATCCATCACAAGATCCTACTACAGAGGAGCTGCTGGTGCCCTGCTTGTCTATGATATCACCAGGTACCGACTTTCGTTTTTTATTCATAATCATGTTACTATCTGTTCATCTTTAAGTCTAATTTGATAATTGATTCGATTCTACACAGGAGGGAAACTTTTAATCACTTGGCTAGCTGGTTGGAGGATGCCAGACAGCACGCTAATGCTAACATGACTATTATGCTGATTGGTAATAAGTGTGACCTTGCTCATAGAAGGGCTGTAACCACCGAGGAAGGCCAGCAATTCGCCAAGGACCATGGTTTGATCTTCATGGAGGCCTCTGCTAAAACTGCTCAGAATGTTGAAGAGGTCTGCTCTCCGTTGTACTTTACAATTTTCTTCTCACTCTCAATCCTATCCTATACCATTACCAACTATTTTACCTCTATCTCTCTTGTTATGCAGGCATTTATAAAAACTGCTTCAACCATATACACCAAGATTCAGGATGGGGTTTTGATGTCTCAAATGAGGTTCTTACCTCTTCTTAACCATGCTTACATTTGGTAGCAGATTGGCTAGCATTAAGGAAAATAAGAAATTACGGAGAATAGCGAACGAAGCTAACAGCAAGACGCCCAGTGATCTTAAAGAATTTATTTCAGATATTAGGAGGACTTTTGACCTAAAGTAAGCTTTTTCGAGACCTTTCACTAGTATAGTATAGTATATGACAACTGAAGGAGATTTTCATCTTCCTATGTGTTTTTGAGATTTTCATCTTCCTATGTGTTTTTTTCTGATTTGTCAGGTATGTTTATGTTTCGCATGCACTGCTGGGGTATTGGGGTGGCTTGGTTCCAAATATAGTGGCAACTAAAAATTATGATCCGAAATTGCGATACCCTATACTCTCACCAGTATATTTAGCAAATATGAGGGATATATCAATGGATTCAATGGGGAAGCATGGTATTGGTTTGGTTGATCCTGATAAAATATCTCAGTTTTATGATGATCTACACGGGTACCTATCCTAATTCACAATAGTTATACGATCATGGGTTGAAGTATAACTAGTGCTCCCGATTGATGGTGGTTATGCGGTCACATGTTCACGTATAACTTGGGCCTCATTCACAAAGGGTTATGCGGTCATAGGTTCAAGTTTCATGCCACTAGAAAATAATGCTTTATAAACTTCATAAGTTTGAAATCATAATTATAGGAAAAAAAAAATGGGGTTCACCGATATAATTAACTTATTTTTTTCTCCATCAAAGTAGTATCCTTAATTTATTGTCACATGTGGCAGAGTTAGGGGCAATAAGACTTTCAGGGGGAAGAGTATTATGACATAAAGAAAAAAAGTGAAATGCGACTTGGGGCGGCAACGGTTGCTATGATTAAAGAACTTATTAATAACTACAATCATTGTCGCCCCAATTCAAGTTTCAGTTTTTTCTCTACTGTCGCAATCACTCCCCACCCTAGAAGTCTTATTGCCCCCACCTCTGACACAAGTTTCGGGCAATGAGATTAATGATACTTCTTTAATAGAGAAAAAGAACAAGTTGATAATATTGGTGAGCCGTTCTCCCTCATGATTATGATTTCAAACTTACAAGGTTTATAAAGCATCCTCTTTTAATGGCATGAAACTTGATCCCCTAATTGCATAACCACTGTCAACTAGGAATCTTAGTTATACTTCAACACGTGACTATATACCCACTATAAATTGGGAGCCCAAGTTGCAATTCGACATCTTCTAAGGTGATGGTGCACTCCTCACGTAGCAGAAGAAATGGGTGGGTCTCCGAACACTATTGCATTACCTTGAACTCAAATATACcttaaaattacaacaatttctccttaaaacacaaacataaataatttttTCTATCCAAGTTTCCAACACccaacacaaaaaaaaattgaaaggaaaaaaacCCATCCTCCTGAAAATGTTTTCAGCTGAGGTGGCAGCAGTGAGGCTGAAAACGCTTCCaactatttatttaaatttaggaaaaattacttaatttcttaattaaaatttaaatccaCCTTTTCTGCTAATTTTTTAGCAAGACAATAATGTTGGACTTGGATTGCTGAGTTTGAGGCGGTTCTTCACCCTATTGGACTTGGCTTCTTTAAAATTAAATTCAGATTCAGATCATCCAACCGAAGATAATAACAAATAACAACTCAtttattccttgtgttttgtttGGTGACTTGGTCGTTGTCGTCGTCTTTTCTTCTTCAATAGAGTCAGAATGTCTTACGCTTACCTCTTCAAGTACATAATCATCGGTGATACTGGTATGATTTACTCATCTCTTCtttctcctttattattattatcgatgAATTCACCATCTAATCTTGTTCTGACCATCTCTCATCTGATTTGATCTCTCCAAGGAGTGGGGAAATCATGCCTCCTCCTTCAGTTCACCGACAAACGGTTTCAGCCGGTACATGATCTTACCATCGGGGTCGAATTCGGGGCCAGGATGATCACCATCGATAACAAACCCATTAAGCTGCAAATCTGGGACACCGTATTTTCTCCCTCTCTCCTTTTgttcttcattttatttttacccatgatttttatttcttacccaattttctttttaaaaacatGGGCAGGCAGGTCAAGAATCCTTTAGATCCATCACAAGATCCTACTACAGAGGAGCTGCTGGTGCCCTGCTTGTCTATGATATCACCAGGTACCGACTTTCGTTTTTTATTCATAATCATGTTACTATCTGTTCATCTTTAAGTCTAATTTGATAATTGATTCGATTCTACACAGGAGGGAAACTTTTAATCACTTGGCTAGCTGGTTGGAGGATGCCAGACAGCACGCTAATGCTAACATGACTATTATGCTGATTGGTAATAAGTGTGACCTTGCTCATAGAAGGGCTGTAACCACCGAGGAAGGCCAGCAATTCGCCAAGGACCATGGTTTGATCTTCATGGAGGCCTCTGCTAAAACTGCTCAGAATGTTGAAGAGGTCTGCTCTCCGTTGTACTTTACAATTTTCTTCTCACTCTCAATCCTATCCTATACCATTACCAACTATTTTACCTCTATCTCTCTTGTTATGCAGGCATTTATAAAAACTGCTTCAACCATATACACCAAGATTCAGGATGGGGTTTTTGATGTCTCAAATGAGGTTCTTACCTCTTCTTAACCATGCTTACATCTCCTGACATTTATTCTTCGAATTAATCACATTTATGCATACTGAACACTCAAAAGAGTTTGATTGATTAAAGGTTATGAACTTCTAGAGTAGCTTGAAATACTGAAGGGATGAACCATATtgcttctttatttattttttttaacttaatataattttaaaaagaagTCCAAAATCATTTTTTTCAAGCATACCTTCTTACTAAGGTAACATACTTCTATGCTATGTTTGGGAATATGATGATGATATATTTGAAAGGTATAAGAACGAGAATTTCAAATTCGCACATATTATATAGGAATTTCTGTTCGTTTGCAAATTGGTATCCAATGGAGCCATGGATTTGATAATTAATGACGAATGCTACATTTACTTGATTGCATCTGTGTCATCATACAACTTACACTATTTTTAATTCCAAATCCCTTTTAAAATTCATCCACATTCTACCCTAGTGGATATTCAAAATTCAGAACTGCTGAAAAGGATTTAGGTCATTGTTTCTGGACATGAACGAATGTACTTCCACTTTGTCAATGATCATTCCTTTGAAAGGTTATTCCATCTAAAAGGATAAAGTGAAATATGCACATTGACTGTGGaattataataacaatgtagAAACTTACAGAACTGGTTTGACAACTAAGAGTTAAGGTGAGGGTAGGAAGGTTGATGAGCTTCATAGTATCCTGAATGACAGGGTAATATTGTTTTATATTGGATGCAAGCAAAGTTACCTTACATTTAGGCAATCCTTGAATATTTGGCTAGAAATCCACACTAATCTTATAAAGAAGCTTTAATCTACTTAGATCTCGATTGCAGACTACTGAAATCCTTCAACAATGTGATACCATTATCGATATTTTTCGTTGAGGAAGTTTTGAATACTTGATGCAGTGCTAAATGAAAGTCATTCATCTTTGAATATTGACAAAAGAAGAAAATGAattgttttgtttcttttgcTTTACCATGTTGAATAGATAGAATGTGCGAATTCTGTTGCTGACAATCTTTTCTTATTGGCTTGAAGTCTTATGGCATAAAAGTTGGATACGGTGGAATTCCGGGGCCATCTGGAGGCCGAGATGGTTCTTCTTCTCAAGGCGGTGGCTGCTGCAATTGAAATTCGATTTCtcgttttctaaaatgaaatatAGCTTGTTCATGTAActtcctttgtttcttctttttaGTTCCTTGTTTAATTTGATAATCCCAGAATACTGTGCTTGAGTGTGTGATTTGTATAATCCATCTAGATGTGTTCTCCATTTGGTTGTAAatttgatagctattattgtttCATTTGTCGAGAACTATGGTGAAGAGAAATGGCGAAAATATGGGGAATTGATCTATAATTTTATGGTGTATTAATATTTGAATATTTGCATATGTTGATTAATAACAATATgatcattttttaattttatttctttattgtcattttattgaaaattttcgaCAGGCTGGTTGGTAAAACGCATTCTATCCATTTCATTCCATCCCTGTACTAGTCTTAGGCGAAAAGAAAATTAAGAGCTGAAAAATTGAAGGAGAAAAAaggtaaataaaaaaaatatttttttcattaatGTGTTtagtaagaaaattttaaaattcaattttcaGTAATTATTTGATAGAGttggaaaatgagagaaaaaaatgaagtgtttgaaaatttcataattttgaaCTTACATTTATCATTCAATTGTTTGTTTTTATGTATAAGGATATTTTTCAGTATTTATTTTACGTTTAAGGGTGTAAAAgtcatcaaattaaaaaaattaagtcctctttttttctttttttttttgtattcaatTGAgcatttgaatttttaaaatgcaTCAAAAGACCTTCaaactatttcaaaaaaaaagcaattaagcccttatttttttcatttaattgagTACTTGAACTTTTAACATGTATAAAAAAGACCCTTAAAGTTTTGAAAAAGCAATTAAACCCCTACtcttattaaaattagaaaaaatataaataataaattttagaaaaattattgaatttaataaaatatatgaaatttaaaatttattaaaatttgaattttttataaaatcgtaaaaaaataaagaaattaaatattataaaaataaaaactaataacCCCTAgttttttcaattaaagtcatCACGTGTTGCAACACAAGCAGACATatgatttaaaatgataaaataaaaataaaatcaataaaagttataaaaaattataaaatgcttcttttggtacgatcattttataaatattttttatgagattgatatttctttacattttgtataattttcttatgactttataaaattttataatttttatatttctatatatttttataatattttacgatttttataaaatttacattttttactttttatattttttctaatttttaataatttatttttattaaaatttaatattatttatagcttttattgattttaattttttataatttcttttctagtttttaataaaagaaagggtttaattgcttttttttgaaaaattttgagggtttttttgatgtattttgaaagttcaagtatccAAATGAGTGTAAAAAAAAAGAGcaggggcttaattgctttttttaaaaggtttgaaggctttttttatgcattttgaaaatttaagtacTCAAATGAGTGCAAAAAAAAACAGGGgcttaatttgttttttttttttttaagtttgaggGTTTTTTGCATCCTTAAGTCATTATTTTATAAAGTTGAAAAATGAGATAGagataataaaatttttagaaaatgcATAATTTTGAACTTACATTCTTTTGCTCTTATCATTCAATTGTTTGTTTTTATGCATAATAATGAAAAATGATCATCTGTGTGATATGGAATAGGAGATCCATGTTACTGTTAAAATACATTCTTCAAATTCTCACTTATTGTTATTTTTTGTTTACGTTAGTCCTAGGCTAGTTGAACGTAAATTACTCTGGCATAATTTGAAATTAGTTTCTGAGTTACGTCAACTTCCTTAAATTGTTATCGTAACTTTAATGAGGTGGACTTCCTGTGACTCGAGGTCAGGTCAATTATTTTCATGCATGCTTAAATCATTGTAATCTCATCAATCTAGGGTTTAATGGTCCTAGGCTTACTTGGTATAATCTTAAAAATCTGGCCGGGCTCATTTATAAGAGAATAAATTACTCCTTCGCTAATCTAGGTTAGAGGTTACTTTACCCTAATACTCAAGTTACTCATCGGTCTAGGATTTGGCCCAATCATTGCCTTATTTTGATTTCCTTTAAAAACGATGTTTGGGAGTCTCAAATATCTCCTTTTCATTTCCAAAAAATGTGGATGAGTCATCCTGAGTTCAAATCTAtccttaaggttttttttttttttgttgcaaAATCCAATTGTTATCTACGTTTGGCTATATTTGACTTTACTTTTTATTTATCGGATTGAAATAAATCAATTTTTGGAAACTACTTTGCTCAGAAAAGACGTCTCTTAGTAAGAATCTCAAAAGTGGAAAGGGCCTTGGCGGATGATCTTAATGATTTCTTGATAAATCTTCAAAAATTGTTGGTTAATGATCTTAATAAGCTCATGCACCAAGAAGAACTTGTTTGGACACTCAAATCCAAAGTTAATTGGATTATCAATGGAGAAAGTAATACCAGATTTTTCCTTTCTACGCTTCGTAGAAATTTCAATCATATTGCTGGTCTTTTTTATGGAAATGGTAGGTAGGTTACTAAGTATCGAGATATTGAAAATATGGTTCAGGATCACTTCATCCAACTTTTTACCACTTTCGAGAAAGTATTCAGTTTTACCTTTTTAGGTTTTACTCTTGATTGGCCTAGACTTTCTGCTTCGAAAGCTCAATCCCACCTTGTAAAGGTTTCCTTGTTGATACTACCAAGGCAATCTAGCATTTCAAGCCCCGGTCTAGATGTTATTCACTCATTTTTCTTCCAACAATGTTTGCTCGATGTCAAATAGAAAAGTAATTAGGACAATCTCTGAGATATTCTCTAAGACTTCTATTCCGCCTTCACTAAATGAAACTCTGATTTCCCTAATTCCTAAATCCAGAGAAGCTacttcaatttctcaatttcgtcCAATTAGCCTGAGTAATATGATTTACAAGATCATCACCAAAGTACTGGTTATGAAGCTTCCACCTATTCTACGCAGGATAGTCTTCCCCTTTCAAGGTAGTTTTGTGCCTGGAAGGCAACCTTTGGGTAATGTCATTATTGTCCAAGAGATCATGCACTCACTCAAGAAGATGAAAAGAAGAAGGGAGTCATGGTCATTAAACTTAATTTGGAGAACACGTATAACAAGTTGGAATAAAGCTTCATTAAGAAAATCTTACACTTCTTTGGGTTTTCGGATTCCAAAATAAATCTTATTATGAGTCGTGTTACTACTACCTCCTCCACAATTTTGTTAAATAGTTCTAAGGTTAAATCATTCAGTCCTTCTTGTGGAATTAGACAAGGAGATCCTGT is part of the Gossypium arboreum isolate Shixiya-1 chromosome 5, ASM2569848v2, whole genome shotgun sequence genome and harbors:
- the LOC108450984 gene encoding probable galactinol--sucrose galactosyltransferase 2; this encodes MRRVTQLVHTTAAAANVLSLLPNISTFCTPFVPISNNLSQDKFNFFSHTSLFLTRNQKWRQNMLLATRPLLKDGNLSINGKEVLKDVPDNIVVMPLTDTSAFVGATSPHASSRHVFKLGVIKDVRLLCLFRFKLWWMIPRTGSSASDIPLETQMLLLEARQGPTSSQSTYIIFLPVLDGNFRSSLQGNSSDELEFCVESGDPAVVTLESLKAAFVNYGDHPFDLVKDSMMILEKQFGTYLAYHLQMPGILDWFGWCTWDAFYSDVNPQGIKDGLMSLSQGGTPARFLLIDDGWQDTINEFLEQGEPFVDGLQFGSRLASIKENKKLRRIANEANSKTPSDLKEFISDIRRTFDLKYVYVSHALLGYWGGLVPNIVATKNYDPKLRYPILSPVYLANMRDISMDSMGKHGIGLVDPDKISQFYDDLHGYLS
- the LOC128292620 gene encoding ras-related protein RABB1c-like, with translation MSYAYLFKYIIIGDTGVGKSCLLLQFTDKRFQPVHDLTIGVEFGARMITIDNKPIKLQIWDTAGQESFRSITRSYYRGAAGALLVYDITRRETFNHLASWLEDARQHANANMTIMLIGNKCDLAHRRAVTTEEGQQFAKDHGLIFMEASAKTAQNVEEAFIKTASTIYTKIQDGVLMSQMRFLPLLNHAYIW
- the LOC108453725 gene encoding ras-related protein RABB1c, coding for MSYAYLFKYIIIGDTGVGKSCLLLQFTDKRFQPVHDLTIGVEFGARMITIDNKPIKLQIWDTAGQESFRSITRSYYRGAAGALLVYDITRRETFNHLASWLEDARQHANANMTIMLIGNKCDLAHRRAVTTEEGQQFAKDHGLIFMEASAKTAQNVEEAFIKTASTIYTKIQDGVFDVSNESYGIKVGYGGIPGPSGGRDGSSSQGGGCCN